The proteins below are encoded in one region of Rhodopirellula islandica:
- the gatB gene encoding Asp-tRNA(Asn)/Glu-tRNA(Gln) amidotransferase subunit GatB → MTASAILACQKHPVTTIIGLEVHVQLKTQTKLFCGCTTEFGAPPNTQVCPVCLGMPGALPVMNREAIALSVKTGLALNCDIPPLTKWDRKQYFYPDLPKGYQISQFDLPICADGYLAISTDDGETERRIRLVRAHLEEDAGKSMHDEASGISDTKIDLNRCGTPLLEIVSQPDLRSADEARAYLSELKLLLTHLKVSDCEMQEGSLRVDANVNLHIDVEGKKIATPIVEIKNLNSFRNVQRSIDYEVQRQLVAWEENRQTIDDSPKTTRGWDDSAEQTFAQREKEESADYRYFPDPDLLPVRLPREYVDSIAESLGELPAVTRERLQTQHRIKPYDAEVIVNQGPDVIEYFETAVGASGDGRRTASWMMQDVMRTMKERNLDIDAFPVPAERLGELIRMIVDGKLDNNRARDVFEHLLTHDETIDQATKSLGIEAVDDDALESLCKELLAANPQVVTDVQAGKQQAVGALIGQAKKKNPNASPQAVRQLLIDLIAKM, encoded by the coding sequence ATGACTGCCTCCGCGATCTTGGCCTGCCAAAAACATCCCGTCACGACCATCATCGGGCTGGAAGTCCACGTCCAACTGAAAACTCAAACCAAGCTGTTTTGTGGATGCACCACCGAATTTGGTGCCCCCCCCAACACTCAGGTTTGCCCGGTTTGCTTGGGGATGCCCGGAGCGCTGCCGGTGATGAATCGCGAGGCGATCGCGTTGTCCGTCAAAACCGGATTGGCGTTGAATTGCGACATTCCCCCGCTGACCAAGTGGGATCGGAAACAATACTTCTACCCCGATTTGCCGAAGGGCTATCAAATCAGCCAGTTTGATTTGCCGATCTGTGCCGATGGGTACCTGGCAATCAGCACGGACGATGGCGAGACCGAACGCCGAATCAGGCTCGTACGGGCACACTTGGAAGAGGACGCTGGCAAGAGCATGCACGATGAAGCGTCAGGCATCAGCGATACGAAGATCGACCTCAACCGATGCGGCACACCTCTGTTGGAAATCGTCAGCCAACCGGACCTCCGGTCTGCCGATGAGGCCAGAGCTTACCTGAGCGAACTGAAGTTGCTGCTGACTCACCTGAAGGTTTCCGATTGCGAAATGCAAGAAGGCAGCCTGCGAGTCGACGCCAACGTGAACTTGCACATCGACGTCGAAGGCAAAAAAATCGCGACGCCGATCGTTGAAATCAAGAACCTCAACAGCTTCCGAAACGTCCAGCGATCGATTGACTACGAAGTGCAACGTCAACTCGTCGCTTGGGAAGAAAACCGCCAAACGATCGATGACTCTCCCAAGACCACTCGTGGTTGGGATGACTCCGCCGAGCAAACGTTTGCTCAACGAGAGAAGGAAGAGTCGGCGGACTACCGATACTTCCCCGATCCCGATTTGCTGCCCGTCCGCCTGCCTCGCGAATACGTGGATTCCATCGCGGAATCGTTGGGCGAATTGCCCGCCGTGACTCGCGAGCGATTGCAGACGCAGCACCGCATCAAACCTTACGACGCCGAGGTGATCGTCAACCAAGGTCCCGACGTGATCGAATACTTCGAGACCGCCGTGGGAGCCAGCGGCGACGGACGTCGCACAGCATCGTGGATGATGCAGGACGTCATGCGAACGATGAAGGAACGAAACCTCGACATCGATGCCTTCCCTGTTCCGGCCGAGCGACTCGGTGAACTGATCCGGATGATTGTCGACGGGAAGCTGGACAACAATCGTGCTCGCGATGTGTTTGAGCACTTGCTCACGCATGACGAAACGATCGATCAAGCCACCAAGTCGCTGGGCATCGAAGCGGTCGACGACGACGCACTGGAATCCCTGTGCAAGGAACTGTTGGCGGCCAACCCACAAGTCGTCACGGACGTGCAGGCCGGCAAGCAACAAGCGGTCGGAGCCTTGATCGGACAAGCCAAAAAGAAGAATCCCAACGCATCCCCGCAGGCCGTCCGCCAATTGCTGATCGACCTGATCGCGAAGATGTAG